One genomic region from Anguilla rostrata isolate EN2019 chromosome 2, ASM1855537v3, whole genome shotgun sequence encodes:
- the tspan4b gene encoding tetraspanin-4 produces the protein MSVSRRCLCCVKYLMFVFNLIFWLGGCGLFGVGVWLSFTQSEFSSLPLSFPSLSAANLLLVAGGVTMITGFLGCLGALKEQRCLLMTFFVILLILVITEVTLTLILHIFHEQLDTKAQNELKSGMVDYETNPGLQKSWDSVQKMFKCCGVTNQTDWYAVRSTLPTSCCSAEIGPCKNGWNEPCYQKARRWLLDNITSVLIFGVCIGIVQIFALAFSLYMYCQILRAEKYLD, from the exons ATGTCGGTGTCACGAAGGTGTCTTTGCTGTGTGAAATACCTTATGTTTGTCTTCAACCTCATATTCTGG CTAGGAGGATGCGGcttgtttggggtgggggtgtggctgtccTTCACACAGTCGGAGTTCTCTTCCCTCCcgctctccttcccctccctctctgctgcaAACCTGCTCCTCGTGGCCGGGGGGGTCACCATGATCACGGGGTTCCTGGGTTGCCTGGGCGCCCTCAAGGAGCAGCGTTGTCTACTGATGACG TTCTTCGTTATCCTCCTTATTCTGGTTATAACAGAGGTGACTCTGACCCTCATACTGCACATTTTCCATGAACAG CTCGACACAAAGGCACAGAACGAGTTGAAGAGCGGAATGGTGGACTACGAAACCAATCCAGGGCTGCAGAAATCGTGGGACAGCGTGCAGAAAATG TTCAAGTGCTGCGGAGTGACCAATCAGACGGACTGGTACGCCGTGCGTAGCACTCTCCCCACATCCTGCTGCAGCGCAGAGATTGGCCCTTGCAAAAACGGATGGAATGAG CCCTGTTATCAAAAAGCAAGAAGATGGCTACTGGACAACATCACCTCAGTCCTTATTTTTGGAGTCTGCATTGGCATAGTCCAG ATTTTTGCCCTGGCTTTCTCTTTGTACATGTACTGCCAAATACTACGTGCTGAAAAATACCTGGACTGA
- the LOC135249214 gene encoding mucin-2-like — MSVLVLTFLIHSLTCSPLFAQTYLPSSDYDLNMTTETSEDVTRGMGSPNFSMFTPQPSNVPVRETTAVPMPENTAITVAETESILETTIAAILKTTEVPSTEVDSEDTFETTPKPSIEYVTSSISQTLEGTRPQTPIQTSHHVSRVVPTQATTPETFASTPFSSASQNEQSSTKSTVDDVTSKSNPTKTLTVVTPSMIPESAKTSFSKPSSDLKPTSTVGSTASSPTPVPIIQGFGIVIIIIALVVCMSGIIFMSMFFNKRRKRRSENFSYSFRTGGSSKSKMKKGTDDDAWFGPVALKGDEAVEAGEEGGNEVDGDGEGVQVVLSTFMAKEEEKDGVNGSCVGAKEDIKKDEEVPLLITDEDVEKAVSHSPPLSSSLSPPLSETAAGEQNGSPAFCLTSAV, encoded by the coding sequence ATGTCAGTGCTAGTACTGACCTTCCTCATACACTCCCTCACATGCTCTCCTCTCTTTGCCCAAACATACTTGCCCTCCTCAGACTATGATTTGAACATGACCACAGAAACGTCAGAAGATGTAACACGTGGCATGGGTTCTCCAAATTTTAGTATGTTCACTCCTCAACCTTCAAATGTTCCTGTAAGGGAAACTACTGCAGTGCCCATGCCTGAAAACACGGCAATAACTGTTGCTGAAACAGAGTCCATCCTTGAAACTACtatagcagccattttgaaaactaCGGAAGTGCCCAGTACTGAAGTTGATTCAGAGGACACATTTGAAACAACCCCTAAGCCCAGTATTGAATATGTTACCTCTTCTATTTCCCAAACATTAGAGGGTACTCGGCCTCAAACTCCAATTCAGACCAGCCACCATGTTAGTCGGGTGGTCCCTACACAAGCAACAACTCCAGAGACATTTGCCTCCACACCCTTCAGCTCTGCATCCCAAAATGAGCAAAGCTCAACAAAGAGCACAGTAGATGATGTGACTTCCAAGTCAAATCCAACCAAAACCCTCACGGTGGTCACTCCTTCCATGATTCCAGAATCTGCCAAGAccagtttttcaaagccaagtTCAGACCTGAAGCCTACCTCCACTGTTGGTTCTACTGCAAGCAGTCCCACGCCTGTCCCCATTATACAGGGTTTTGGGATAGTAATCATCATCATAGCATTGGTGGTCTGTATGAGTGGGATCATCTTTATGAGCATGTTCTTCAACAAACGAAGGAAGAGGAGATCTGAAAACTTCAGCTACAGCTTCAGGACTGGAGGGAGCAGTAAATCCAAGATGAAAAAAGGTACAGATGATGATGCCTGGTTTGGGCCTGTGGCTTTGAAGGGAGATGAGGCGGTGGAGGCAGGGGAGGAAGGGGGCAATGAAGTGGATGGAGATGGTGAAGGGGTGCAGGTGGTACTAAGCACTTTTATGgcaaaggaagaggagaaggatgGGGTGAATGGGAGTTGTGTAGGGGCAAAGGAGGACATTAAGAAGGATGAGGAGGTACCCCTGTTGATCACTGATGAGGATGTGGAAAAGGCAGTCAGTCATTCACCTCCCCTGTCttcttccctttctcctccgctctctgagactgctgcaggtgagcaaaATGGGAGTCCAGCTTTCTGTCTGACCTCTGCTGTTTGA